A section of the Spirosoma pollinicola genome encodes:
- a CDS encoding Ig-like domain-containing protein: MSEIYVLQNKSASNFRQLGVCLLRFSLIAARLAGLSVSKDFAEACARSGKPNRLIPVRLSALRINTALMLMAGWLGATQLQAQSPGGVSTNLKLWLKADAITGVSNGGNVTAWSNSAVGTYALSSTGYTPPVFYNSTASNLVNFNPAVSYNGAMNLRNTTRLFASTSPFSLISVGVDRKASAGEVRGIMGLGVDGNYPAMDFQTDGISANGWNLWMSGSSPAEWSGGSGRVAGINGSSTTQANIVGVTANNASATINYSANNIISYLNGHKEATTLDAFQQSEIGNWTFVGSSGGENYNGLIPEVIVYDQQLSDTDMQKVQTYLAVKYGSTLGQTSSTADGLNSAGYTYLATDGTVLWNTSTNTGYNFSIFGIGRDDTEGLNQKQSKSQQPGAIVTIGNGTGIAATNAANTTNFPANLSYELVGDNGAPASYSTSYAPSTFSPVVAGSFYRMGRTWKVQETGIVGTVTISVPASTKAERLLVSGDGTFTPGSTQEIALTADGNGNLTATVNFNNGDYFSFGATAFAPGGVVANLEVWVKADAGIAAADGGNVTTWADQSLSSYDLIQPTAANQPVYRASNKLVNFNPSVDFSGTKYIRNDNPLMPYNSAYTFGWLAQDTNPNGGWRTMFSSEDAWDFFSVYKSDYLLGALNYNGWIPYSINGVPDAGYSGKGTIYGPLDNAIYSSGSNFTTQDPRTKRAQAQIFGMASNGAKTDPFYTWTDGYKDTPAWSPASELGPSTHFFQRLAVGSDYFGPNGAGEAEDFIGQINEFYAYSRTLSDVEMQKINTYMALKWGVTLGQGNGAVMRNANNVNYLATDGTVIWNATTNSGYSYNIAGIGKDVAEGLNQKQARSVHNYSNGDLVTMGLGTVAATNAANAGTFAADKSYEIWGDNGQPRSYSAVYLPTSFTPAGGVGFYRMAATWTVQETGTVGIVTVRVPVSSFAERMLVSSSASFPSGSTQEILLASDGSGYMAATFDFANGQYFTFGAAQKAPGGVASGLNMWLKADVLSGNDGDNVSNWQSSVLAIPYSVSQTTASQQPTLATSTTALVNFNQSLNFKRSAGQTMVNNTSALLSGDTPSFQFIAVGQDNDPTNLGAPYYGSANLRGILGNGLSGNNPAMDLQKDGAAPNGWNPWTDGTGEWFGGQATMYNSGGIGAATNTGLQPLSALTRIQNQQSQIFGLGFTWGSATLTPPSGTQSTAVINSYVDGWKEATNLKVYNNYATWTSTPYFSVGQSGGAEYWNGSINEIIQYTRELSAAEMQKVNTYLAIKYGVTIGQGGSSTALVGSNANSYNYLATDGSTVWNTSTNAGYNFDIAGIGLDNFEGLNQKQSQSVNATFQPAIGLSTVATTNEANANVFQVDKSYMIWGNNGQSDSYATNYTPHSFTVAAPVYLMNRIWKVQETGTVGTVMVSVPGSTTGTYLLVGSSPASLSGGTATEYAMTSDGNGNLVTTVDLTNGQYFTFGRASFAPGCVVPNLALWVKADAAGATIGSATTAWPDLSPNGRNVPAVGTMTVQTPDAAHNFQPYFSGFSSTNYFNDQHSVLGTAASQAAASQIPMNISVFAAVKPSTNSGTGHVIGIDNDDLFGGEPAFSLNAGRMDLYKFSAGAQEYFYTGAVTAGQSSVLSWQAGTSSGYDGLTMSLNGSPQTFALTNMGTVGEKLLIGYGTWSSAGAFDGDIQEVIWYNNGTGSMTTTQINQIESYLAIKYGTTLKHNYLSGSGTTIYDVSSYSANVTGVGRDDCDQLNQLQSKSGNGGAKMTISVSGTVAASNATNPGSFTADKSFLVLGDNGLTGTSALSAAAATGCPAPPLVDKYTNLAYKVTETGSVSAVVLQEDVSGFGFNTTFPIYMQVFSDAAFTSLLASVPMSYTNGVSTALYDFPANATSYIRFVGNTTAPANMCVAPTKQTFHWNGWDYGTKQKVLLPNYIPSSQSATSAMTMSVSVTDGSNMLLYRPSVDWWPVFDGSGLFIPRNDNSSTENNLITTRMQFRQGTSTSVVAAQTVDFMVYDVDGYIGGRDIVKIYGKQGSNTITPQLSQYKPTPFDALQLNYQGDAQQAIGSNIPWDLGAWGNIYVSFDQPVEEVFVEYRKDNTYGFNVYNDIRISPVTVTCRPPTPKAPLVDNVYIYKEVSPNPQKANERTTYKFTIQNTNCATKTVNLSDVLPGGLSWMDSTFVYSTSLTVGSVNNYGNTNTLTASNITVPPGTHYMYASVTGSNAGVYNNQASYVVTNGTGTTYLSDDPTVAGTTAQPTPLTLIANDPDANLTVQKTVNKATAPQNSTLTYTYTITNPNAGSAILTTFLDVLPGELTYIGGTLTGVGSATASPYSGSAVLAIRNLNVAGGSSLIFTVQASTNSYTVNAVANNIAQVTPDVLSGFRIKTVNSNAASTTIVAPPTVSIVSPANSTTTALNPTVSGTATPGSTVVLTSSTGTTLCSTTATAGGTWSCPVTLSAGPQTLSAVASNSNGTSSPATTQITAINTIAPLTASNPPALTATPGSTNSGNAATEILPSGGTAPYVYSNDTGNPSCSAVAGATQLPPANLTVASGTGSYSYIAPATPGVYYFCIKVCDSSTPTPSCVTKTYTLTVTAPAAVGTLDCSTAQITGLVAGTAGNGVLKLTINVTVAGAFPVTVSGSGMSASPSPYTINTASTGLQTFYVPLTYSGAAFGPTTITVTGAGVCSPDMSLVTPKTVSTSVLNLGPACTPVTAATLVK; the protein is encoded by the coding sequence ATGAGTGAAATTTACGTTCTTCAGAATAAGTCAGCTAGCAACTTCCGCCAATTGGGGGTTTGTTTGTTGCGCTTCAGCCTTATAGCTGCACGGCTGGCTGGGCTATCAGTATCTAAAGATTTCGCTGAAGCCTGTGCACGCTCCGGAAAACCAAACCGGCTGATTCCCGTCAGACTTTCTGCGCTTCGGATCAATACCGCGCTCATGCTCATGGCTGGCTGGCTGGGGGCTACACAACTGCAGGCGCAGAGTCCGGGGGGCGTGTCAACTAATTTGAAATTATGGCTGAAAGCAGATGCTATAACCGGCGTGAGCAACGGAGGGAATGTAACGGCCTGGAGTAACTCAGCAGTCGGGACTTATGCCCTGTCTTCAACGGGCTACACACCGCCTGTGTTTTATAACAGCACCGCTAGTAACCTGGTTAACTTCAACCCGGCGGTGTCGTACAACGGGGCAATGAACCTCCGGAATACCACCCGGCTTTTTGCCAGTACGTCCCCCTTTTCGCTGATCAGTGTTGGCGTTGACCGGAAGGCTAGTGCCGGCGAGGTACGAGGTATTATGGGCCTTGGGGTCGATGGTAACTATCCTGCCATGGATTTTCAGACCGATGGTATTAGCGCAAATGGCTGGAATCTCTGGATGTCGGGCAGCTCTCCAGCCGAATGGTCAGGGGGGAGTGGCCGTGTCGCGGGTATTAACGGCTCGTCGACAACCCAGGCCAATATTGTTGGGGTAACGGCTAACAACGCGTCGGCTACGATCAACTACTCGGCCAACAACATCATTAGTTACCTCAACGGCCATAAAGAAGCGACTACACTCGATGCTTTCCAGCAATCAGAAATTGGTAACTGGACGTTTGTCGGTTCATCGGGTGGCGAAAACTATAACGGGTTGATACCGGAAGTCATTGTTTATGACCAGCAGTTGAGCGATACCGATATGCAGAAGGTACAGACGTATCTGGCTGTGAAATACGGATCCACATTAGGGCAAACCAGCAGTACTGCAGATGGCCTGAACTCGGCTGGATACACTTATTTAGCTACCGACGGAACGGTTCTCTGGAATACATCCACCAACACAGGCTATAACTTTAGTATCTTCGGCATTGGCCGTGACGATACGGAGGGGCTGAACCAAAAACAGTCGAAATCGCAGCAGCCCGGCGCTATCGTTACTATTGGTAACGGCACGGGTATCGCGGCTACCAATGCGGCCAACACTACTAATTTCCCGGCTAACCTGAGCTACGAACTTGTGGGCGACAATGGTGCCCCGGCCAGCTACTCGACCAGCTACGCACCATCCACATTTTCGCCCGTAGTGGCCGGTTCATTCTACCGCATGGGGCGCACCTGGAAAGTACAGGAAACCGGTATCGTAGGCACCGTTACTATCAGCGTACCAGCCAGCACCAAAGCCGAACGCCTTTTGGTTAGTGGCGACGGGACATTTACGCCGGGAAGCACGCAGGAAATTGCGCTGACGGCCGATGGCAACGGCAACCTGACGGCCACGGTCAACTTTAACAACGGCGATTATTTTTCTTTTGGCGCAACCGCCTTTGCTCCGGGTGGGGTAGTCGCTAATCTGGAAGTATGGGTAAAAGCGGATGCGGGGATTGCCGCTGCCGATGGCGGTAACGTTACCACCTGGGCCGACCAGTCACTCAGCAGCTACGATCTGATTCAGCCAACAGCCGCTAATCAACCCGTTTACCGGGCATCGAACAAGCTGGTCAACTTTAACCCTTCCGTTGATTTCAGCGGAACGAAATATATCCGCAATGATAATCCGTTGATGCCCTATAACTCGGCCTATACATTTGGCTGGCTGGCGCAGGATACCAATCCCAACGGTGGCTGGCGAACAATGTTCAGCTCTGAGGATGCATGGGATTTCTTCTCCGTATACAAGTCGGACTATCTGTTGGGCGCCTTGAATTACAATGGCTGGATACCCTATAGTATTAATGGCGTACCTGACGCGGGCTACAGCGGAAAAGGAACTATTTACGGACCTCTCGACAACGCCATCTACAGCAGCGGGTCCAACTTTACTACGCAGGACCCCCGTACCAAGCGGGCACAGGCCCAGATTTTCGGGATGGCATCGAACGGGGCTAAAACGGACCCGTTCTATACCTGGACAGACGGCTATAAAGACACACCCGCCTGGAGCCCGGCCAGCGAACTTGGGCCCAGTACGCACTTTTTCCAGCGATTAGCGGTTGGCTCAGATTATTTCGGACCAAACGGAGCAGGTGAAGCCGAGGATTTTATTGGGCAGATCAACGAGTTTTATGCGTATAGCCGGACGCTTTCCGATGTGGAAATGCAGAAGATCAATACGTATATGGCCCTGAAGTGGGGCGTAACTCTGGGGCAGGGCAACGGCGCTGTGATGCGAAATGCCAACAACGTTAACTATCTGGCCACCGACGGTACGGTGATCTGGAACGCTACGACCAACTCAGGCTATAGTTACAACATTGCCGGTATCGGTAAAGACGTGGCCGAAGGACTGAATCAGAAACAGGCCCGGAGTGTGCATAATTACAGCAACGGTGATCTGGTTACGATGGGCCTCGGCACAGTGGCTGCTACCAATGCCGCCAACGCCGGTACATTCGCTGCCGACAAGAGCTACGAAATCTGGGGCGACAACGGCCAGCCGCGAAGCTATTCCGCCGTATACTTGCCCACCAGCTTTACGCCGGCGGGTGGTGTAGGTTTTTACCGTATGGCCGCAACCTGGACGGTGCAGGAAACAGGCACTGTGGGAATTGTAACGGTTCGGGTACCGGTGTCGTCATTTGCCGAGCGCATGCTGGTTAGTAGTTCAGCCAGTTTCCCTTCGGGCAGCACACAGGAAATCCTGCTCGCATCCGATGGAAGCGGCTATATGGCGGCAACATTTGACTTTGCCAATGGTCAATATTTTACGTTTGGTGCCGCTCAAAAAGCTCCGGGAGGAGTTGCGTCAGGCTTGAATATGTGGTTAAAAGCTGACGTGCTATCCGGGAATGACGGTGATAATGTATCAAACTGGCAGAGCAGTGTATTGGCTATCCCGTACTCGGTTTCGCAGACTACCGCCAGTCAGCAGCCCACACTGGCAACCAGCACAACGGCACTGGTAAACTTTAACCAGTCGCTCAACTTTAAGCGGTCTGCCGGCCAGACCATGGTGAACAATACATCAGCGCTGTTGTCAGGTGATACACCTTCGTTCCAGTTTATAGCCGTAGGGCAGGATAACGACCCCACTAATCTGGGCGCCCCTTATTATGGCAGTGCTAACCTGAGAGGTATTTTGGGTAATGGCCTTAGTGGTAATAACCCGGCTATGGATTTGCAGAAAGATGGGGCCGCTCCCAACGGCTGGAACCCCTGGACGGATGGAACCGGCGAATGGTTTGGCGGGCAGGCTACAATGTATAATAGTGGTGGCATTGGGGCCGCAACCAACACAGGACTGCAGCCACTTTCCGCCCTTACGAGGATACAGAATCAACAGTCTCAAATATTTGGACTTGGCTTTACCTGGGGGTCAGCCACGTTGACTCCTCCTTCGGGAACTCAATCAACGGCGGTTATCAACTCGTATGTGGACGGATGGAAAGAAGCAACCAACCTTAAAGTATATAATAACTATGCCACCTGGACCAGCACCCCATACTTTAGTGTTGGTCAGAGTGGTGGGGCTGAATACTGGAATGGCTCGATCAACGAAATTATACAGTACACCCGTGAACTGAGTGCTGCTGAAATGCAGAAGGTGAACACCTATCTGGCTATCAAATATGGTGTCACTATAGGACAGGGCGGGTCAAGTACGGCATTGGTCGGCAGTAATGCCAATAGTTACAATTACCTCGCTACCGATGGATCGACTGTTTGGAACACCTCGACGAATGCAGGCTATAACTTCGACATCGCCGGTATCGGTCTCGACAACTTCGAAGGACTGAATCAGAAGCAATCTCAATCTGTCAATGCTACCTTCCAGCCTGCAATTGGGCTGAGTACGGTTGCTACGACAAACGAGGCCAACGCCAACGTATTTCAGGTTGATAAATCATACATGATCTGGGGCAACAATGGCCAATCAGATAGCTACGCAACCAACTATACGCCACACAGCTTTACGGTAGCAGCACCGGTTTACCTGATGAACCGTATTTGGAAAGTGCAGGAAACCGGTACGGTCGGTACCGTAATGGTGAGTGTACCGGGTAGCACAACGGGTACCTATCTGCTGGTTGGTAGCTCACCTGCTTCCCTTTCGGGCGGTACGGCCACCGAATACGCCATGACCTCTGACGGCAATGGCAACCTGGTAACTACGGTCGACCTGACGAATGGACAATATTTCACGTTTGGACGGGCATCGTTTGCACCTGGTTGCGTCGTGCCGAATCTGGCATTGTGGGTGAAAGCCGATGCGGCCGGAGCTACCATAGGGTCTGCTACCACCGCCTGGCCCGACCTGTCGCCAAATGGCAGGAACGTACCGGCAGTAGGCACCATGACGGTGCAGACACCGGATGCGGCTCACAACTTCCAGCCGTATTTCTCCGGGTTCTCATCAACCAACTATTTCAACGACCAGCACTCGGTGCTCGGCACAGCGGCATCGCAGGCAGCAGCTTCGCAAATACCGATGAACATCTCCGTTTTCGCTGCCGTGAAACCCAGCACCAACAGCGGTACGGGCCACGTGATCGGTATTGATAACGACGATCTGTTTGGGGGTGAACCCGCTTTCTCGCTGAATGCAGGCCGAATGGATCTGTATAAGTTCAGTGCAGGGGCACAGGAATACTTCTATACAGGAGCCGTAACGGCTGGGCAAAGCTCGGTGCTGAGCTGGCAGGCCGGTACAAGTTCGGGCTATGATGGCCTGACCATGTCGCTGAATGGTTCGCCACAGACGTTTGCGCTGACAAACATGGGTACCGTTGGTGAGAAATTACTCATCGGCTACGGTACCTGGTCATCGGCTGGTGCCTTTGATGGCGACATTCAGGAGGTGATCTGGTACAACAACGGTACCGGCTCCATGACGACCACGCAGATTAACCAGATTGAATCATATCTGGCTATCAAGTACGGCACAACGCTCAAACATAATTACTTATCTGGTTCTGGTACAACGATTTATGATGTGTCGAGTTACTCGGCCAACGTAACTGGTGTGGGCCGTGACGATTGCGATCAGTTGAACCAGCTGCAATCGAAATCGGGTAACGGCGGAGCTAAAATGACGATCAGTGTATCGGGTACAGTAGCAGCCAGCAACGCAACCAACCCCGGTAGCTTCACCGCCGACAAGTCGTTTCTTGTTTTGGGTGATAACGGCCTCACGGGTACCTCGGCGCTTTCGGCAGCCGCTGCCACAGGTTGCCCGGCCCCACCTCTGGTTGATAAATACACGAACCTGGCTTATAAAGTTACCGAAACGGGTAGCGTATCAGCCGTAGTACTTCAGGAAGATGTGTCGGGCTTCGGTTTCAACACCACCTTCCCGATTTATATGCAGGTGTTCAGCGATGCGGCTTTCACCAGCTTACTGGCTTCGGTGCCCATGAGCTATACCAATGGTGTATCGACGGCGCTGTATGACTTCCCGGCTAACGCCACCAGCTACATCCGCTTTGTGGGCAACACCACGGCTCCGGCCAATATGTGTGTAGCGCCAACCAAGCAGACCTTCCACTGGAACGGATGGGACTATGGCACCAAGCAGAAAGTGTTGCTGCCCAACTACATTCCATCGTCGCAGTCAGCTACGTCGGCCATGACCATGAGCGTCAGCGTTACCGATGGCAGCAATATGCTGTTGTATCGCCCATCGGTCGATTGGTGGCCGGTATTCGACGGCTCCGGTCTGTTTATTCCCCGGAACGACAACAGTAGTACCGAAAACAATCTGATTACGACCCGCATGCAGTTCCGGCAGGGTACGTCGACCTCGGTCGTAGCTGCCCAAACTGTTGACTTCATGGTCTATGATGTAGACGGCTACATTGGTGGACGCGACATTGTGAAGATTTATGGCAAGCAGGGCAGCAACACTATTACGCCCCAGCTGAGCCAGTATAAACCAACACCCTTCGATGCGCTGCAACTGAACTACCAGGGTGACGCTCAGCAGGCTATTGGCTCCAATATTCCGTGGGATCTGGGTGCTTGGGGCAACATTTATGTCAGCTTTGATCAGCCCGTCGAGGAAGTGTTTGTTGAATACCGCAAAGACAATACCTACGGATTCAACGTCTACAACGATATTCGGATTTCACCCGTAACGGTAACCTGCCGCCCGCCCACGCCGAAAGCTCCGCTGGTCGACAATGTATATATCTACAAAGAGGTATCGCCGAATCCGCAAAAAGCTAACGAACGGACTACCTACAAGTTCACGATTCAGAATACCAACTGCGCCACCAAAACGGTCAACCTGAGCGACGTACTGCCGGGTGGCCTGAGCTGGATGGATAGCACGTTTGTGTATTCAACCTCACTGACGGTTGGCTCGGTCAACAATTATGGCAATACCAACACCCTGACAGCATCGAACATTACAGTTCCGCCGGGAACGCACTATATGTACGCATCGGTGACGGGCTCGAATGCCGGGGTCTATAACAACCAGGCCAGTTATGTGGTCACAAACGGTACCGGAACAACGTATCTTTCTGATGATCCGACGGTAGCTGGTACAACGGCTCAGCCAACACCACTAACGCTGATTGCCAACGATCCGGATGCCAACCTGACCGTTCAGAAAACGGTAAACAAGGCAACGGCTCCGCAGAACAGTACGCTGACCTATACCTATACGATTACGAATCCCAATGCCGGGTCGGCCATTCTGACGACCTTTCTGGATGTGCTGCCGGGCGAACTGACCTACATTGGTGGTACGCTAACAGGCGTTGGCAGTGCCACAGCTTCCCCCTATAGTGGTTCGGCCGTACTGGCTATCCGGAATCTGAATGTAGCGGGTGGTAGCTCGCTTATATTCACCGTACAGGCCAGCACAAACAGCTATACAGTAAATGCCGTTGCCAACAACATCGCGCAGGTAACGCCGGATGTACTCTCGGGCTTCCGTATTAAAACGGTTAACTCGAACGCGGCCAGCACAACAATCGTAGCGCCACCAACGGTGTCGATTGTGAGCCCGGCCAATAGTACCACTACGGCTCTGAACCCAACGGTTTCGGGTACAGCCACACCAGGAAGTACGGTTGTACTGACCAGCTCGACGGGAACTACGCTCTGCTCGACAACGGCTACGGCAGGCGGCACATGGAGTTGTCCCGTTACGCTGAGCGCAGGTCCGCAAACGCTAAGCGCGGTAGCCAGCAATAGTAATGGTACGTCGTCGCCTGCTACTACGCAGATTACAGCTATCAATACGATTGCACCCCTCACGGCCAGTAACCCACCCGCGTTGACAGCAACCCCCGGCTCGACGAATTCCGGAAATGCAGCCACCGAGATATTGCCGAGTGGTGGTACAGCACCGTACGTATACAGCAATGATACAGGTAACCCATCCTGTTCGGCAGTAGCGGGCGCCACGCAGTTGCCACCTGCCAACCTGACCGTTGCCAGCGGTACGGGCAGCTACAGCTATATCGCACCAGCTACACCCGGTGTATATTACTTCTGTATCAAAGTATGCGACAGCAGTACACCCACGCCTTCGTGTGTAACGAAAACCTACACCCTGACGGTAACAGCGCCGGCAGCCGTGGGTACGCTCGACTGCTCCACTGCACAGATTACAGGTCTGGTAGCCGGTACGGCGGGCAACGGTGTTCTGAAACTGACAATTAACGTGACCGTTGCGGGAGCCTTCCCGGTAACGGTAAGTGGCTCAGGTATGTCGGCCAGTCCGTCGCCCTACACCATCAACACGGCCAGTACGGGACTACAGACGTTCTATGTACCGCTCACCTACAGCGGGGCCGCCTTTGGGCCAACGACTATCACGGTGACAGGAGCTGGTGTCTGTTCGCCTGATATGAGTCTGGTAACGCCTAAAACAGTGAGTACCTCCGTGCTGAACCTTGGCCCGGCCTGTACGCCTGTCACGGCTGCAACGCTTGTTAAATAA
- a CDS encoding LytR/AlgR family response regulator transcription factor gives MLKNYKVLIVEEDMSIVDQLNDFLQETKLNWTVYHAKNCLQAMLILQQEFIDLLLLDLVLPGMSGFELLGMFPLHPPTIVLAEHAEYGAESYNYDVKDYLLKPLTYTRFVYALRRALNQTSSFFASTMALPTPVAVVQPQATPVSKTGAPQPQKHIFLRKGRKIERFTIDDIFYIEANAFHSHIETKDGAAIVNEKISILEQQLTGSNFLRVHKSFMVNIEQVNSYNASSLWCGPHKIPIGVTFRKRVYARLQSLNYVSKS, from the coding sequence ATGCTTAAGAACTACAAAGTCCTCATTGTAGAAGAGGATATGTCAATTGTTGACCAGCTGAATGACTTTCTGCAGGAAACAAAGTTGAATTGGACTGTTTACCACGCGAAGAATTGTTTACAGGCAATGTTAATCCTGCAGCAGGAGTTTATTGATCTATTGCTTCTGGATCTTGTGCTGCCGGGTATGTCTGGGTTCGAACTGCTGGGTATGTTTCCGCTCCATCCGCCAACAATTGTTTTAGCTGAGCACGCAGAGTATGGGGCCGAAAGCTATAACTATGATGTTAAAGATTATCTGCTAAAACCCCTTACCTATACACGTTTCGTTTACGCATTACGTAGAGCGTTAAATCAAACCAGTTCTTTTTTTGCTTCCACCATGGCCCTGCCAACGCCCGTAGCGGTTGTGCAGCCTCAGGCAACTCCTGTATCTAAAACAGGTGCCCCACAGCCTCAAAAACACATCTTCCTTAGAAAAGGGCGTAAAATTGAGCGTTTTACGATTGACGACATTTTCTACATTGAAGCCAATGCATTCCATTCCCATATCGAAACGAAAGATGGAGCAGCCATTGTCAATGAAAAGATTTCGATCCTGGAACAGCAGTTAACGGGCTCCAATTTTCTTCGTGTACACAAATCATTCATGGTTAACATTGAACAAGTCAATAGTTATAACGCATCAAGTTTGTGGTGTGGCCCGCATAAAATTCCCATTGGGGTAACCTTCAGAAAGCGGGTATATGCCCGATTACAATCCCTCAACTATGTGTCAAAAAGCTGA
- a CDS encoding polysaccharide deacetylase family protein: MASPNPGSILFTVDVEEFDTAVEFGHHIPLSEQVAVSTRGLIGLADRFAAVGARTTLFTTANYALHEPDLIKNLAQKHEIASHGYFHTTFEPADLLKSRLALETLLERPVTGFRRARMGYVDPNDLQQAGYQYNSSLHPTWLPGRYNHWGEPRHPFRELGVWQIPASVTPTLRLPLFWLSLKNFPFAYYKHLCRQTLRADGFLNLYVHPWEFTDLSGYEKIPAYVRRHSKDELLDRVENLLRYLKPLGEFSTMGEFAEKLSLR, encoded by the coding sequence ATGGCAAGCCCCAACCCAGGAAGTATTTTATTCACCGTTGACGTAGAAGAGTTTGATACCGCCGTTGAATTCGGTCACCATATTCCGTTAAGCGAACAAGTGGCTGTTTCAACTCGTGGATTAATAGGGTTAGCCGATCGTTTTGCCGCCGTTGGTGCCCGCACCACGCTGTTCACAACGGCCAATTACGCCCTTCATGAACCGGATTTGATCAAGAATCTGGCTCAAAAGCATGAGATCGCGTCGCACGGCTATTTTCATACCACCTTCGAACCCGCCGATTTACTGAAATCCCGGCTCGCGCTGGAAACCTTACTGGAACGGCCTGTAACGGGTTTTCGCCGGGCGCGTATGGGGTATGTCGACCCAAATGACCTGCAACAGGCAGGCTACCAGTATAATTCATCCCTTCATCCGACCTGGCTCCCCGGTCGCTATAACCACTGGGGCGAACCCCGTCACCCATTCCGCGAGTTGGGTGTCTGGCAGATTCCCGCTTCGGTAACGCCCACGCTTCGCCTGCCGCTGTTCTGGTTAAGCCTGAAAAACTTCCCCTTTGCCTATTACAAACATCTCTGCCGCCAAACGCTGCGGGCCGATGGTTTCCTGAACCTCTACGTTCACCCCTGGGAGTTTACGGACCTGTCGGGCTATGAGAAAATTCCGGCTTATGTACGCCGGCACTCAAAAGATGAATTGCTGGATCGGGTCGAAAATCTACTGCGTTACCTCAAGCCGCTCGGCGAGTTTAGTACAATGGGCGAGTTTGCTGAGAAACTGAGCTTGCGATAG
- a CDS encoding glycosyltransferase family 2 protein: protein MQFHSGMISLVVPAFNEEENLSVLVHRLMAVMNQYNSYEILIVDDGSSDQTRHVLRQLSGMYPVVRFISFSRNFGHQMALRAGYDNALGDAVICLDADLQHPPELIPALIDKWREGYEVVYTVRKPDPKLSLFKRTTSKYFYKLLRHVSNLDIEDGAADFRLLDRKVVNTLKQFKENDLFLRGAISWVGFRQCRILYEPAARYAGRSKYSFRKMLHLAAMGITSFSTRPLYMSVLLGFGMFFLASLFGAEALYEHYFTNATVSGWTTLVLLMVLIGGAQFIMIGIIGVYLGKTFVEVKGRPAYIIGDTSDIEESVTVWQAPTQEVFYSPLT, encoded by the coding sequence ATGCAATTTCATTCAGGTATGATTAGTTTAGTCGTACCGGCTTTCAACGAAGAAGAAAATTTGTCTGTACTGGTTCATCGGCTAATGGCCGTTATGAATCAGTATAATTCATACGAAATTCTGATTGTTGACGACGGTAGTTCCGACCAGACCCGCCACGTACTTCGGCAACTGAGCGGGATGTATCCTGTTGTTCGGTTTATTTCGTTTTCCCGGAATTTTGGGCATCAAATGGCCTTACGGGCTGGTTATGATAATGCCCTTGGCGACGCAGTCATCTGCCTTGATGCCGATTTGCAGCATCCGCCTGAACTGATTCCAGCCCTGATCGACAAATGGCGTGAAGGCTATGAAGTCGTGTACACTGTTCGGAAACCAGATCCTAAACTGTCGTTGTTCAAACGCACAACGTCCAAATATTTTTATAAGCTGCTTCGCCATGTTTCTAATCTGGACATTGAAGATGGTGCCGCCGATTTCCGGCTTCTTGACCGGAAAGTGGTAAACACACTTAAGCAGTTTAAAGAAAACGATCTCTTTTTGCGGGGAGCTATTTCGTGGGTAGGTTTCCGGCAATGCCGTATCCTATATGAACCTGCCGCCCGCTATGCCGGTCGGTCAAAATACTCGTTCCGCAAAATGCTTCATCTGGCCGCAATGGGCATTACGTCCTTTTCTACGCGTCCCTTGTATATGTCGGTACTGCTTGGTTTCGGTATGTTTTTCCTAGCCTCTCTGTTTGGTGCCGAAGCCTTGTATGAACATTATTTTACGAATGCCACTGTATCGGGCTGGACAACACTGGTGTTGTTAATGGTTCTTATTGGCGGTGCGCAGTTCATTATGATTGGCATCATCGGCGTATATTTGGGCAAAACGTTCGTGGAAGTCAAAGGCCGCCCTGCTTATATTATCGGCGACACAAGTGATATCGAGGAGAGTGTAACTGTATGGCAAGCCCCAACCCAGGAAGTATTTTATTCACCGTTGACGTAG